The following proteins are encoded in a genomic region of Glycine max cultivar Williams 82 chromosome 18, Glycine_max_v4.0, whole genome shotgun sequence:
- the LOC100787722 gene encoding calcineurin-binding protein 1 yields the protein MALVLHFHFSIAAINDTDSKSQWEPLAPTKEAHEFHLSQTYHEGLLKLQAKEYEKARELLESVLKYPLIANAQVDSSASDGHLLQLRF from the exons ATGGCTTtggttttgcattttcatttctcAATTGCAGCTATCAATGATACTGACTCGAAAAGTCAGTGGGAACCTTTAGCTCCCACGAAAGAAGCACAT GAATTTCATCTTTCCCAAACTTATCATGAAGGACTTCTCAAGTTACAAGCAAAAGAGTATGAGAAGGCTCGCGAGCTCTTAGAATCTGTCCTTAAATATCCTCTTATTGCTAATGCTCAG GTGGATAGTAGTGCCAGTGATGGTCATCTATTGCAACTCAGGTTTTGA